Proteins encoded in a region of the Dethiosulfovibrio salsuginis genome:
- a CDS encoding M78 family metallopeptidase domain-containing protein: MAFDLSFEWFPRPEDPGPVEVARTMGFFQLQVNGENLAQNLNIWSEKTEESVLLSAYPLAAWIASSWWRLLYEPLPPQGIMPTVNWRMSHELAAANEGFIWPKVVMATDGDCMRVWSAPSSDSAQSIRYIKSLSFPEEIDGAVFERELEGFVSLVLARLEAENIAASDLAGLWDELSEERGDFSSAAYRRLEAQLGYDPDECPEDVIEVALSFSDSMGEPVFSEIAPAYGGNVAKVKDLLESSGLAGKPNLGWYSPPDRDGRAYPWQRAKEMAYSLRQALDLGNSPITTEKLCELVEVKISDLEGWIPPEKQRISLAAPDGDGLSFHLRKRHPDGKRFEIARLIGDCIEYGGNGSYLVSTDFRKSRQKFQRAFASEFLSPLSGLLDFMNSDFSESTVEDAADYYKVSTKVVELSLANGSIDLHRKLAWDPVLPY, translated from the coding sequence ATGGCTTTTGACCTTTCTTTTGAGTGGTTTCCAAGACCGGAGGATCCTGGACCTGTGGAAGTTGCTCGGACTATGGGATTCTTCCAGCTTCAGGTAAACGGTGAGAACCTGGCTCAAAACTTGAATATTTGGTCCGAGAAGACGGAAGAGTCGGTGCTTTTATCGGCGTATCCTTTAGCTGCTTGGATTGCTTCGTCCTGGTGGCGTTTGCTCTATGAACCTCTTCCACCTCAGGGGATTATGCCTACCGTAAACTGGCGAATGTCCCATGAGCTCGCTGCGGCCAACGAGGGTTTTATCTGGCCTAAGGTTGTAATGGCGACAGACGGCGATTGTATGAGGGTATGGTCCGCTCCATCCTCCGATTCTGCTCAGTCTATTAGATATATCAAAAGCCTAAGCTTTCCGGAGGAGATAGACGGCGCTGTCTTTGAGAGGGAACTTGAGGGCTTTGTGAGTTTAGTCCTAGCCAGACTGGAGGCTGAAAATATAGCTGCTTCCGACCTGGCGGGACTTTGGGATGAGCTAAGCGAAGAGAGAGGCGATTTTTCTTCTGCCGCTTACCGAAGGCTTGAGGCCCAGTTGGGTTATGATCCCGATGAATGCCCGGAGGATGTTATTGAGGTCGCTTTGTCCTTTTCCGACAGTATGGGAGAGCCGGTCTTTTCGGAAATAGCACCGGCTTACGGTGGAAATGTAGCGAAGGTCAAAGATCTCCTTGAGTCTTCAGGTCTGGCTGGCAAGCCCAACTTAGGTTGGTATAGCCCTCCTGATAGAGATGGCCGTGCCTACCCTTGGCAGAGAGCTAAGGAGATGGCCTACAGCCTACGCCAGGCCCTTGACCTAGGCAATAGCCCTATCACCACGGAAAAGCTATGTGAGCTTGTAGAGGTGAAAATTTCCGATCTCGAAGGCTGGATTCCTCCCGAAAAACAGAGGATATCCCTTGCTGCCCCAGATGGCGACGGCCTTTCGTTTCACCTTAGAAAGAGACATCCCGACGGTAAGAGATTTGAGATAGCTCGTCTCATTGGAGACTGTATAGAGTACGGCGGTAATGGATCCTATCTGGTTTCCACCGATTTTCGGAAGTCTCGGCAAAAGTTTCAAAGGGCTTTTGCGTCGGAGTTTTTGAGCCCCTTATCCGGTCTCCTGGATTTTATGAATTCCGATTTTTCCGAGTCCACCGTAGAGGATGCGGCGGATTATTATAAGGTCAGTACGAAGGTGGTGGAGCTGTCCCTGGCGAATGGGTCGATAGACCTCCATCGTAAATTGGCCTGGGATCCTGTTTTGCCTTATTGA